A stretch of the Stegostoma tigrinum isolate sSteTig4 chromosome 34, sSteTig4.hap1, whole genome shotgun sequence genome encodes the following:
- the ppp1r11 gene encoding E3 ubiquitin-protein ligase PPP1R11, with product MEREIERGTMAESAASTTSTVTETVDQNQPADVENRSITIKLRKRKTNKKVEWTSDTVDNEHLGRRSSKCCCIYEKPRAFGESSSESEDEDGGCGNAHCVRGHKKPFPGGAAHAAEHNHGAGHPNHGLSQPPEN from the exons ATGGAGCGGGAGATCGAGCGCGGTACCATGGCGGAGTCAGCAGCAAGCACAACTTCGACTGTCACCGAGACGGTGGACCAAAACCAGCCCGCAGATGTG GAGAACCGCAGTATCACCATTAAACTGAGGAAGCGCAAGACCAACAAGAAGGTGGAGTGGACGAGTGACACCGTTGACAACGAGCACCTGGGCCGTCGCTCCTCCAAGT GCTGCTGCATCTACGAGAAGCCGAGGGCGTTCGGGGAGAGTTCGTCAGAGAGCGAGGATGAGGACGGTGGCTGCGGGAACGCGCACTGTGTCCGGGGACACAAGAAACCTTTCCCGGGAGGAGCCGCGCACGCCGCCGAGCATAACCACGGCGCTGGGCACCCAAATCACGGACTCAGCCAACCACCAGAGAACtga